One region of Coleofasciculus sp. FACHB-T130 genomic DNA includes:
- a CDS encoding type II toxin-antitoxin system HicA family toxin, whose product MIAALVRAGVEVVRMSGSHHFLIHDDERYFTLACELMPRGN is encoded by the coding sequence GTGATAGCAGCCCTTGTTAGAGCTGGCGTTGAGGTAGTTAGGATGAGTGGAAGTCACCATTTCTTGATACATGATGACGAGCGATACTTCACTTTAGCCTGTGAGTTAATGCCAAGGGGAAATTAG
- a CDS encoding type II toxin-antitoxin system HicB family antitoxin, with translation MIERDSEGYFVASMPNLPGCYIRAKSLGKLMERIREAIEFCLEVEE, from the coding sequence ATTATTGAGCGTGATTCTGAGGGATACTTTGTCGCTTCTATGCCAAATCTTCCAGGTTGTTATATACGAGCAAAATCTTTAGGTAAACTCATGGAACGTATTCGAGAAGCCATTGAGTTTTGTTTGGAAGTCGAGGAATAA